In Acropora palmata chromosome 7, jaAcrPala1.3, whole genome shotgun sequence, one genomic interval encodes:
- the LOC141885610 gene encoding uncharacterized protein LOC141885610, whose amino-acid sequence MYWLNSFAKATGLRTEETGAETESKSAEINEEPAAADSNKSLDGVQSEDVLDSGNKETLEIEKDKVSEGSQLFVGETESRIGEIQSLDTLDNVSAEKELVSLDNVSAEKELGSLDNVSAEKDLGSLDDVLAEKDLGSLDSVLAEKELGSLENVAAEEEIRSLDDVLAEKDLGSLENVSAEKELGSLENVSVEKVLGSLDSVSAEKEVGLQSEQSKASISVEKSSLEFEEQGAESKDENPENKGLAGEEESVKPRRVESGVSLSTLSKDKDLSMTAEKRHESLISLSIQSCKLGDAESLTGSVMKDQSCQASCSLDGANVNELRKLKEKLAISKKDTETMQKLLEDVRNDYEDLQKSFEKRDREIKKERAESNLKLSKTDGGISSSCHDIPKPKTSELRRKSSELRPKSSELRPKSSELRPKSSEFRPKSSENRRRGAEKSSVTSREKLVESSYLTCPCVTQNIRKIITDVTEDFKEVISAIKKSFAEEREIIGSEFARFKDEYRCALEKKDFEIHAMEETIKGLQARIREGEREADECRKTISLAFAEGEKLHLGIQGLNEELTKAQHEREISQADLERIKDCLKRYCAAEEYEELQRMDFKFSEVREVEETSDLKTNTDNTDHERKKDKCFTVLRNTKKELKKLKKAKGDLEHLLKERLMQSAERDKDLNQKLSKALDSLKENEIKVAELADRLETSEAENNNLTAQISKLEGGRQNMQRDYGFEMKAAKDESKISVESVATNKVEYIELQREHESLRHGYNGLKKFLEYLTSTESGIFADDFLGNEDSVGYSSKVDRILQRKPLKDGTNNSEELFQVTDSLKKDGVVRKENYDVETISTHYLQLENEDLKEEISDNRAFITQLMTKKKEHAQIIQKMFTENQSLKKQLVKAMEANGDRLHKYDHEIADVEPGIDGTTTQERQDGSENIEAVEQDQNSEFSSDDEDSLFLHLLVDSNDLSLSEKD is encoded by the exons ATGTATTGGTTAAATTCGTTTGCGAAAGCGACCGGGCTAAGAACTGAGGAAACTGGTGCAGAGACTGAGAGCAAAAGCGCGGAAATCAATGAGGAACCAGCTGCAGCGGATTCTAACAAATCGCTTGATGGAGTTCAAAGCGAAGACGTCCTGGACTCCGGTAACAAAGAAACTCTTGAAATAGAAAAGGATAAAGTTAGCGAGGGCTCCCAACTCTTTGTGGGTGAAACTGAGTCGCGCATTGGAGAAATCCAAAGTCTTGATACGCTTGACAATGTATCGGCTGAGAAGGAACTTGTTTCGCTTGACAATGTATCGGCTGAGAAGGAACTTGGTTCGCTTGACAATGTATCGGCTGAGAAGGATCTTGGATCGCTAGATGATGTATTGGCTGAGAAGGATCTTGGATCGCTTGACAGTGTATTGGCTGAGAAGGAGCTTGGATCGCTTGAGAATGTAGCGGCTGAGGAGGAAATTCGATCGCTAGATGATGTATTGGCTGAGAAGGATCTTGGATCGCTTGAGAATGTATCGGCTGAGAAGGAACTTGGATCGCTTGAGAATGTATCAGTTGAGAAGGTGCTAGGATCGCTTGACAGTGTATCGGCTGAGAAGGAAGTTGGTTTACAAAGTGAACAAAGCAAAGCATCAATTTCTGTGGAAAAGTCTTCGTTGGAGTTTGAGGAACAAGGAGCAGAAAGCAAAGATGAAAATCCTGAAAACAAAGGTCTCGCCGGTGAAGAAGAAAGTGTGAAACCTCGACGAGTTGAAAGTGGTGTGTCGTTGTCCACTTTGTCGAAAGATAAAGATCTTTCGATGACGGCGGAGAAACGACACGAAAGCTTGATCTCCCTTTCTATTCAATCTTGTAAACTAGGCGATGCTGAGAGTTTAACGGGCAGCGTAATGAAAGATCAGAGTTGCCAAGCAAGTTGTTCGTTGGATGGAGCAAATGTGAACGAGTTGCGAAAGCTGAAGGAAAAACTCGCTATCAGCAAGAAGGATACAGAAACAATGCAGAAGCTCTTGGAGGACGTGAGAAACGACTACGAAGATCTCCAGAAGAGTTTTGAGAAGCGCGAcagggaaataaaaaaggagaGAGCTGAATCGAACCTCAAACTTTCCAAAACGGATGGCGGTATTTCCAGTTCTTGTCATGATATTCCGAAGCCGAAGACATCCGAACTCAGACGGAAGTCGTCTGAACTCAGACCGAAGTCATCTGAACTCAGACCGAAGTCATCTGAACTCAGACCGAAGTCGTCCGAATTTAGGCCGAAGTCATCCGAAAATAGACGACGAGGAGCGGAGAAGTCTTCGGTGACTAGTCGTGAAAAACTGGTTGAATCGAGTTATTTAACATGCCCCTGTGTGACGCAGAATATAAGGAAGATAATCACTGATGTCACGGAGGATTTCAAAGAAGTGATTTCAGCAATCAAGAAGAGTTTTGCCGAGGAAAGAGAAATAATCGGAAGTGAATTTGCAAGATTCAAAGATGAGTATAGATGCGCGTTGGAGAAAAAAGACTTTGAAATTCATGCGATGGAGGAAACTATCAAAGGACTGCAAGCGAGAATACGTGAAGGCGAGCGAGAGGCTGATGAATGCAGGAAAACAATTTCCTTAGCTTTTGCAGAAGGGGAGAAGTTGCACCTTGGTATTCAAGGTTTGAACGAGGAGTTGACAAAAGCACAACATGAAAGAGAAATAAGCCAAGCGGATTTAGAAAGAATCAAAGATTGTTTGAAGAGGTACTGCGCGGCAGAGGAGTATGAAGAATTGCAGAGGATGGATTTTAAATTCAGTGAAGTTAGAGAGGTCGAAGAAACGTCAGATTTGAAAACGAACACTGACAACACCGACCACGAGAGAAAAAAGGACAAGTGTTTTACAGTCTTGagaaacacaaagaaagaacttaagaaattaaaaaaagcgaAGGGAGATTTGGAACATCTCTTGAAGGAAAGACTGATGCAATCGGCCGAGAGGGACAAGGATTTGAATCAAAAGTTAAGCAAAGCATTAGAtagtttgaaagaaaatgaaattaaagtaGCTGAATTAGCGGACCGTTTGGAAACGTCTGAAGCTGAAAATAACAATCTTACTGCCCAGATTTCCAAGCTCGAAGGAGGAAGACAAAATATGCAAAGGGATTAtggttttgaaatgaaagCGGCGAAGGACGAATCGAAGATTTCTGTGGAAAGTGTCGCCACGAACAAGGTGGAGTACATCGAGCTACAGAGAGAGCACGAAAGCTTGCGCCACGGGTACAACGGCTTGAAAAAGTTTTTAGAATATCTAACAAGCACGGAAAGTGGAATATTCGCGGATGACTTTTTGGGAAACGAAGATTCAGTGGGATATTCCTCAAAG GTTGATAGGATTTTACAAAGGAAGCCACTAAAAGATGGAACGAACAACAGTGAAGAACTTTTCCAAGTAACAGACAGCCTTAAAAAGGATGGTGTTGTAAGGAAAGAGAATTATGATGTGGAAACAATTTCTACGCATTACCTGCAGCTTGAAAATGAGGATTTGAAAGAAGAGATAAGTGATAATCG GGCTTTCATCACACAGCTCATGACGAAGAAAAAGGAACATGCtcaaattattcaaaaaatgttcACGGAAAATCAATCTCTAAAG AAGCAAC
- the LOC141885612 gene encoding chondroitin sulfate N-acetylgalactosaminyltransferase 1-like has protein sequence MPRISTVVVFRATFALVLFILIGQIVLFTLTRCRGLSEEELNMKNREKKIENSSAKLSLLTEEIRELKFEVGNLKRENSFLSNVIRDLSAKNEEISKRLKRLRRLEKITIAQELSSERTEVAKVEFLKGDPVRSEFEVVPFDSVAFNAIYQVYHGLSGNPAERPYGYKGKEYFEVLKFAVETLNQEYEGKRSDVTAMDLTDGIMRVDRIHGSQYDFYFRTANNKIFHRVKIKRPFGPLSLTENIETIDTNNELINLVLPLSGRLDKFRTFLDNFVDVCIKWDQQVFLTVVFFGQEGKEELESIMTNLSRAENFTDYKLIFTDESFSRGFGLQQGAVSWEKGNVLLFFCDVDIYFTAEFLNRCRLYSTPGVKVYYPVVFSLYNPMIVYGGSVPPLMNQYRINRDTGYWRDFGFGMTCQYKSDFLKIGGFDLSIKGWGMEDVRLYRNYLASDLAVVRAADRGIFHKWHSKYCSRNLTQPQFLACIKSKVKSEASHSQLGLLAFGGKIFDEKETDWIKQLQESRKEEINKKKT, from the coding sequence ATGCCAAGAATTTCCACTGTGGTCGTATTTCGAGCGACTTTTGCTTTGgtgttgtttattttaatcGGTCAGATTGTACTGTTTACTCTCACAAGATGTCGTGGATTATCAGAGGAAGAACTGAACATGAAAAATCGCgagaaaaaaatcgaaaattcTTCGGCGAAACTTTCACTGTTGACAGAAGAGATCCGAGAGCTTAAATTTGAAGTGGGGAATCTCAAACGCGAGAATTCTTTCCTAAGCAACGTCATCCGTGATTTATCGGCTAAAAACGAGGAGATCTCAAAGCGTTTGAAACGGTTAAGACGATTGGAAAAAATCACGATCGCACAAGAATTGAGCAGCGAAAGGACCGAAGTCGCTAAAGTAGAATTTTTAAAAGGCGACCCTGTAAGATCAGAGTTCGAAGTTGTGCCATTTGATTCTGTGGCATTTAACGCCATTTATCAAGTATACCACGGACTTTCCGGTAATCCAGCCGAGAGGCCGTACGGATACAAAGGCAAAGAATACTTTGAGGTGTTAAAATTTGCCGTGGAAACTCTCAACCAAGAGTACGAGGGAAAACGATCTGATGTCACTGCAATGGATCTTACAGATGGAATCATGCGAGTCGATCGAATTCACGGATCGCAATACGATTTTTACTTCCGGActgcaaacaataaaattttccACCGAGTGAAAATCAAACGACCCTTTGGCCCTCTGTCACTCACGGAAAATATTGAGACAATAGACACGAATAATGAGCTGATCAACTTGGTTCTGCCGCTTTCAGGACGTCTAGATAAATTTCGAACgtttttggacaattttgttGATGTTTGCATTAAGTGGGATCAGCAAGTGTTTTTGACAGTAGTCTTCTTCGGGCAAGAAGGCAAAGAGGAGCTGGAATCTATCATGACAAATCTTTCTAGGGCGGAGAATTTTACAGATTATAAGCTAATCTTCACGGATGAGTCATTTTCAAGGGGATTCGGTCTCCAGCAGGGGGCAGTCTCCTGGGAGAAGGGGAACGTTCTGTTATTCTTTTGCGATGTGGATATCTATTTTACTGCTGAATTCTTAAACCGTTGTAGACTCTACTCAACCCCTGGGGTAAAAGTTTATTACCCTGTGGTATTTAGTCTGTACAACCCTATGATAGTGTACGGGGGATCAGTTCCTCCTTTAATGAACCAATACCGGATAAATCGTGACACTGGTTACTGGAGAGATTTTGGTTTTGGAATGACTTGTCAATACAAAAGtgactttttaaaaattggtgGCTTTGACCTGTCGATCAAAGGGTGGGGTATGGAAGATGTGAGGTTGTACCGCAACTACCTAGCAAGCGATTTGGCTGTTGTCAGAGCTGCTGACAGGGGAATTTTTCACAAATGGCATTCAAAATACTGCAGTCGCAATTTAACGCAGCCTCAATTTTTAGCCTGCATCAAGAGCAAAGTGAAGTCTGAAGCATCCCATTCACAGCTGGGTCTTTTAGCATTTGGGGGAAagatttttgatgaaaaagaaacggACTGGATCAAACAACTGCAAGAGTCTAGGAAAgaagaaatcaataaaaagaaaacttag